From Camarhynchus parvulus chromosome 10, STF_HiC, whole genome shotgun sequence, one genomic window encodes:
- the TMED3 gene encoding LOW QUALITY PROTEIN: transmembrane emp24 domain-containing protein 3 (The sequence of the model RefSeq protein was modified relative to this genomic sequence to represent the inferred CDS: deleted 1 base in 1 codon), with the protein MPGAVRILCLAALLGALRAGGTELTLELPDSAQRCFHQELESGVKFTLDYQVISGGHYDVDCYVEDPNGKTIYQETKKQYDSFSHTPEVKGVYTFCFSNEFSTFSHKIVYFDFQVGDEPPILPDMNNRVTALTQLESACVTIHEMLKAVIDSQTHYRLREAQDRSRAEELNGRVSYWSVGETLILFVVSIGQVVLLKSFFTEKRPSSGGAGT; encoded by the exons ATGCCAGGCGCGGTGCGGATCCTGTGCCTGGCCGCGCTGCTGGGCGCGCTGCGGGCCGGCGGCACGGAGCTGACGCTGGAGCTGCCCGACAGCGCCCAGCGCTGCTTccaccaggagctggagagcGGCGTCAAGTTCACCCTCGACTATCAG GTGATCAGCGGAGGGCACTATGATGTGGATTGCTACGTGGAGGACCCCAACGGCAAGACCATCTACCAGGAGACCAAGAAGCAGTACGACAGCTTCTCGCAC ACACCTGAGGTCAAGGGTGTCTACACCTTCTGCTTCAGCAACGAGTTCTCCACCTTCTCCCACAAAATCGTCTACTTTGACTTCCAGGTGGGCGACGAGCCGCCCATCCTGCCTGACATGAACAACCGCGTCACTGCCCTGACACAG ctggAATCTGCCTGTGTCACTATCCACGAGATGCTGAAGGCGGTGATCGACTCCCAGACCCACTACCGGCTGCGGGAGGCgcaggacaggagcagagcagaggagctcaaTGGCCGCGTCTCGTACTGGTCAGTGGGGGAAACCCTCATCCTCTTCGTGGTCAGCATCGGGCAGGTGGTGCTGCTCAAGAGCTTCTTCACCGAGAAGAGACCCAGCAGCGGCGGAGCTGGCACCTag